GCCAACTTGGCATTGAGGAGGTCATGGCTGGTGTGTTGCCGGACCAAAAGGGACAGATCGTTGCGCGCCTCAAGTCCCAAGGCCGCGTGGTGGCGATGGCCGGAGACGGTATCAACGATGCCCCGGCCCTTGCATCGGCCGATGTTGGAATTGCCATGGGAACTGGAACGGACACGGCCATTGAGAGTGCGGGGATTACGCTGATCAAAGGGGACCTGCGCGGGCTGCTCCGTGCGCGGAGGCTGAGCCAAGCCACGATGCGGAACATTCGGCAAAATCTCCTATTCGCGTTTCTCTATAATGTGATCGGCGTGCCGATCGCGGCGGGTGTGCTCTATCCGGTCTGGGGGTTACTCCTGAGCCCTATGATTGCCAGCGCCGCCATGACATTCAGTTCCGTGTCTGTCATCTCCAACGCCCTCCGCCTGCGTCAGGTGGATTTGTGAGTGCGCCTTCGACGCACGCATGCTAGGCTAGCGCCTAGTTCATGGTTTGTTTCGTTGATTTGGTTGATTTGGTTTATCTGATTAATTCCGTTCAACCAAAAAACCAAATAGACCAAACAAACCAAAAGAACGGTCTTTTTATGCTGTTTCGACCCACTCTCATATCGCGAATCGTGATCGGCCTCTGTCTCGGAGGCTCGATCGTCGGTGGATCAGCCCTGGCCGTGAGTCCTGTGATTCCTGTGGCTGGCGGAGCTGAACTCCAGGCGCAAGTCAAGGCGACTGCGACAAAAGTTATTCCCGCTGTCGTCAGCATTGCCTCCACGGTCATGGTCCGCGATCAAGGGTTCAGCGACGAAGCGCTGCCGTTCGGATTATTCAGGGATGCCCCGCCGCGGCGGCAATATGGTCAGGGCTCCGGTGTCATTGTGTCGCCGGACGGGTACATTCTTACCAACAACCATGTCATTGCCGATGCATTCGATGTGGATGTGATTCTCGCCGATCGGCGGCAATACAAAGGGAAAGTGGTGGCCACTGATCCAAGAACCGATGTGGCTGTGGTGAAAATTCACGCGGCCAATTTGCCGACGGTGACGTGGGGGGATTCGAGCAGTCTCGCAGTCGGCGAATTTGTACTGGCGATCGGAAATCCGCTTGGGCTGAGCCGGAGCGTGACGTTCGGCATTGTCAGTGCTGTCGGTCGAGCCGACGTCGGCGTTGCCGACTTCGAAGATTTCATTCAAACCGACGCCCCCATCAATCCCGGCAGTTCCGGCGGGGCATTGGTGACCATCAATGGAGAATTGGTGGGGATCAATACCGCCATCGCCAGCCCCACAGGGGGGAGTGTCGGTGTGGGCTTCGCCATTCCGAGCAATATGGCTCGGGCCGCGATGCAGAGCCTCATCAAGACCGGTCGTGTCGTCCGGGGGTTCCTCGGCGCCTCGACGCAGGATGTCACGCCTCTGTTAGGGAAGGTTTTTCGTCTCCCCGATGTGAAAGGCGCGATCGTCACCGATGTGCAGGCAAAGGGATCTGCCGAGAGAGCTGGACTCAAACGTGGCGACGTGGTCGTGCGCTTCGACGGACGTGACGTGATGGACAGCGGACACCTTCGGAACCTCGTGGCTGCGTCGACGATCGGAAGTAAACACCGCCTCGATCTCATGCGCGACAGTAAACAATATCAGGCTGACCTGGTAGTGCAGGAGGCGCCGCGTGAAAGGGCCAAAAAGAGCCAGTCTGCATCTGCTTCTGCCGCCACGGCTCATCCCCTTGCCGGAGTCGTCTTCGACGATGTAACTGTGCCCTTGGCCCGGCAGATGGATCTGGCTGTCACCAGCGGGGTGGTGGTGACGGATATTGAAGAAGGCAGTCTGGCAGAGTCCTCCGGTCTCCAGCCCGGCGACGTCGTGCTCGAACTCAATCGACAGCCAATTCTCAACTTCGCCATGTTTCAGCGACTGGCCGATCCGATTAAGCCCACCGATCTTGCCCTCCTGCTGGTCAACCGGCAGGGGAATGCCCTCTACATTCCGATTCAAAACGAATAGAGCGGGGGCAGGGGTGGCCAGGTGCCCTTTTTGCTCGCAGAACGCGCACGATGAAACTGTGCTCGTCCGATGCGCGCAGTAAAGGGCAGCCTCGGTCACCCCTGCTAGGAAAGGTATAGAAAATTGAAGATTCTTGTTGGGCACGCGCAGTGAAGGGAAGCCTCGGGTACTCCCTTTGGAGCTAAAGGGTGACGTACGCAGGCTGCGTTAACTCCGGCCCCAACCTGTTGCAGCCATAGATTCCAGTTGAGGTGTTCCCTGCTCCAGTGGAGTAACGAAGTATTGATTTCGCCGATCTGGGAATGCTACGTTTATTAAATTCGTGCTACTACCAATACTATTATGAAGAAGCTTATTCGGTTCGGTGTGTCGTTGGACCATCATCTCCTCGATGATTTTGATCGGCACATCAAGAAGCGCAAGTATACGAATCGATCTGAAGCATTGAGAGATCTGATCCGGGACAACCTGGTTGGGCAGGAGTGGGACGACAACAAAGAAACGGTCGGCACGATCACGTTTGTGTATGACCATCATGTGCGCGACCTGACAAGAAAACTGACTCATATACAACATGACTTCCAAGGTCACATCATGGCGGGCATGCATGTCCATCTCGACCATGACCATTGTCTTGAGGTCTTAGTGGTAAAGGGAAAAGGGTCAGAGGTCCAGAAGGTGGCGGATGCTCTGGTCTCGGTCAAGGGTGTGAAACACGGAAAGCTGACCATGACGACGACCGGCAAGGGTTTGGTGTAGGTCGTGCGTGTCTGCGTGATCGACGGCCGGGGCGGAGGTCTCGGATCTCGGCTGGTCGCAGGGCTCCAGTCGGAACTCGGCTCGGCCCATCACATTGTGGCGTTGGGAACCAACAACGTTGCGGCGGCGGCGATGAAACAAGCAGGGGCTGTACAGGTGGGTGTAGGGTCTCGGGCGATTGCCGGCACGCTGCCCTCAGTGGACGTGATTGTCGCCTCGTTGAATCTGGTATTGCCGGGCGCGATGCCGGGAGAGGTCACACCGGAGATCGTTCAAGCCATTCTCGGCGCGCGGGCCACGAAGGTCCTGCTGCCGCTCAATCGGGTTCGCCTTGAAATTGTCGGTGCTGGGACCTGTACCCTTGAGGCATTGATTACGGAGTCTTTGTCCCGAGTCCGTTCCTTGGTCAATTCGGTCAGGCCTGCCTAGGCTGGTTCTTCCAAGTCATAGTTGTCGCCAGGCCACGAGGGTCTGCGCCAGCCGGTGAGACGGCTGTCGATAGATCATCGTGGGCGCCTCATCCGTCCATGCATGTGACCGTGACGAGGTCTGACGATGCGACGCTTTCTGCTATTCCTGGCGGCTGTAACATTTGGACTGACCTTTGTGGAGTCGGCACAGCCCCACGATCCCGACGATACCGAATTGGAAATCCCGGAGGTCACGGTTAAGGGAGCACGCCCGGTCGCAGCCTCTTCTCAACAGTTCATCACGGACAAGGAAATTCTTCTCCAGCCGCAGGGCCGTCCGGCGCAGATACTGCGTCTGATTCCGGGTTTCATCATTGCTGAACATTCTGGCGGCGCCGGGAAGGCAGATCAATATTTCTTGAGAGGATTCGATGCCGATCATGGAACAGACGTGGCGTTCTTTATCGACAACATGCCGATCAATTTACGCACGCACGGGCACGGCCAAGGCTACACTGACCTCAATTTCATCATTCCGGAAACGATTCAGGGCATCGACGTAGTGAAGGGGACCTATCACGCCGAATTCGGCGACTTCAATACGGCCGGCGCCGTCCGGTTCAAAACTCGCGACGTGTTGCAAGAGAACGTGGTGCAGGGATCCGGCGGGCAGTTCGACACGCAGCGGTATCTCTTGATGCTGTCGCCCACCAAGGATAAAGTGCGGACGTTGTTTGCCGCGGAGGGCTATTACACGAATGGACCGTTTGAGAATGACAATCGCTATTTTCGTTTCAATCTTTTAGGCAAGGCGACCATGAACCCGACGGTTCGCTCGGAGTTCAGCATCACAGCGAGCTATAACAAAGCGAACTGGAACGGCTCAGGAGAAATTCCCCTCCGTGCTGTCACGGACGGCACAATTGATCGCTTCGGCGCGATTGATCC
The nucleotide sequence above comes from Nitrospirota bacterium. Encoded proteins:
- a CDS encoding Do family serine endopeptidase, with protein sequence MLFRPTLISRIVIGLCLGGSIVGGSALAVSPVIPVAGGAELQAQVKATATKVIPAVVSIASTVMVRDQGFSDEALPFGLFRDAPPRRQYGQGSGVIVSPDGYILTNNHVIADAFDVDVILADRRQYKGKVVATDPRTDVAVVKIHAANLPTVTWGDSSSLAVGEFVLAIGNPLGLSRSVTFGIVSAVGRADVGVADFEDFIQTDAPINPGSSGGALVTINGELVGINTAIASPTGGSVGVGFAIPSNMARAAMQSLIKTGRVVRGFLGASTQDVTPLLGKVFRLPDVKGAIVTDVQAKGSAERAGLKRGDVVVRFDGRDVMDSGHLRNLVAASTIGSKHRLDLMRDSKQYQADLVVQEAPRERAKKSQSASASAATAHPLAGVVFDDVTVPLARQMDLAVTSGVVVTDIEEGSLAESSGLQPGDVVLELNRQPILNFAMFQRLADPIKPTDLALLLVNRQGNALYIPIQNE
- the nikR gene encoding nickel-responsive transcriptional regulator NikR, whose protein sequence is MKKLIRFGVSLDHHLLDDFDRHIKKRKYTNRSEALRDLIRDNLVGQEWDDNKETVGTITFVYDHHVRDLTRKLTHIQHDFQGHIMAGMHVHLDHDHCLEVLVVKGKGSEVQKVADALVSVKGVKHGKLTMTTTGKGLV
- a CDS encoding DUF3842 family protein; amino-acid sequence: MRVCVIDGRGGGLGSRLVAGLQSELGSAHHIVALGTNNVAAAAMKQAGAVQVGVGSRAIAGTLPSVDVIVASLNLVLPGAMPGEVTPEIVQAILGARATKVLLPLNRVRLEIVGAGTCTLEALITESLSRVRSLVNSVRPA